Proteins found in one Armatimonadota bacterium genomic segment:
- a CDS encoding MBL fold metallo-hydrolase, whose product MARIQRLADDLVLIDLHFQNTPQAVGAYLVLGDRPALIETGPASTLPHLLEGIREAGVDPSRLQAAAVTHIHLDHAGGAGALARLIPHLEVYVHPVGAPHLADPTRLVASAARLYGEALADLFGEVAPVPAGRLHPLADGETVVLGSRTLVARDTPGHARHHHVFWDPATGDLFTGDVAGVALPGSRYVRAPTPPPDLDVPAWERSLALIRSLRPRRLLLTHFGPHGDVEDLLDRLAESLHRHVELVRRLLAEGAGEDAIVDAVRAAARDEIARRDGADAVARHEVIMPVRQSVLGLIRYIRTGGPQARTG is encoded by the coding sequence ATGGCGCGCATCCAGCGGCTGGCCGACGATCTGGTCCTGATCGACCTGCACTTCCAGAACACCCCGCAGGCCGTCGGCGCCTACCTGGTGCTGGGCGACAGGCCGGCCCTGATCGAAACCGGCCCCGCCTCCACCCTCCCCCACCTGCTGGAGGGCATACGCGAGGCCGGCGTGGATCCCTCGCGCCTGCAGGCCGCGGCCGTCACCCACATCCACCTGGACCACGCCGGCGGGGCGGGCGCCCTGGCCCGCCTGATCCCCCACCTGGAGGTGTACGTGCACCCCGTGGGCGCTCCCCACCTGGCGGACCCGACGCGGCTGGTGGCCAGCGCGGCGCGGCTGTACGGGGAGGCGCTGGCCGACCTGTTCGGCGAAGTCGCCCCCGTCCCCGCCGGGCGCCTCCACCCGCTGGCCGACGGCGAGACGGTGGTCCTGGGGTCGCGAACGCTGGTGGCCCGGGACACTCCCGGTCACGCCCGCCACCACCACGTGTTCTGGGACCCCGCCACGGGGGACCTGTTTACCGGGGATGTGGCGGGAGTGGCCCTGCCGGGATCCCGGTACGTGCGGGCCCCCACGCCTCCGCCGGACCTGGACGTCCCCGCCTGGGAGCGGTCCCTGGCCCTGATCCGCTCCCTGCGGCCACGCCGCCTGCTGCTGACCCACTTCGGCCCGCACGGCGATGTGGAGGATCTGCTGGACCGGCTCGCCGAAAGCCTCCACCGCCACGTGGAGCTGGTGCGCCGGTTGCTGGCGGAGGGCGCCGGCGAAGACGCCATCGTCGACGCCGTCCGCGCCGCCGCCCGCGACGAGATCGCCCGGCGCGACGGCGCCGACGCCGTGGCCCGACACGAGGTCATCATGCCCGTCCGCCAGAGCGTGCTGGGCCTGATCCGCTACATCCGCACGGGCGGGCCGCAGGCCCGCACAGGCTGA
- a CDS encoding ABC transporter substrate-binding protein, whose amino-acid sequence MTARAWRGVLWVSLLALVLGSAVGAAGAPRVPNTVLVMGGVISDAVSLDPAQAFEFTSVWAAAQIYDTLVDFNREFNQVVPELATSWTVSADGRTYTFRLRRGVRFHSGNVVDAKAVEFSLQRAMKLNLTPAFILTSFIARPEDVVAVGADTVRVTFKQAMPEILMGSVLANPVSAVVDPALVQRNATPADPWANQWLSFNDAGSGPYKLRAWSKNVKIEFEAFEGYWRGTPRLRRVFYQEMPEPAAAMLALQRGDIDVASDLLPAQYKQLQGQPGIEVKTSPQFTVNYLAMNVGYEPFGKKEVRNAIKWAIDYDALRRIFEDALDPSQTIVPPGMFAHLAERPYRRDVARARALLREAGYERGFRAELIVPVTPPLPDVAAKIKEDLAAVGIEVEVRQLRSADLLGIYRAQRHQLVIQRWGADYPDPDNLARAFASFDARQLAWRNQWDHPVKRTVEQAVGELNRARREALYHEIQRIVLEEGPYAIYGSPLEQNAMRSNVKGLGASPLFAFTNLIDAWKE is encoded by the coding sequence ATGACCGCCCGAGCATGGAGGGGAGTGCTGTGGGTGAGCCTGCTGGCGCTGGTCCTGGGGTCGGCCGTCGGCGCCGCCGGCGCCCCCCGGGTGCCCAACACGGTGCTGGTCATGGGCGGGGTGATCTCGGACGCCGTCAGCCTGGATCCCGCCCAGGCCTTCGAGTTCACCTCGGTGTGGGCCGCGGCGCAGATCTACGACACCCTGGTGGATTTCAACCGCGAGTTCAACCAGGTGGTGCCCGAGCTGGCCACCTCCTGGACGGTGTCGGCTGACGGCCGCACCTACACCTTCCGCCTGCGGCGGGGGGTGCGGTTCCACAGCGGGAACGTGGTGGACGCCAAGGCGGTGGAGTTCTCCCTGCAGCGGGCCATGAAACTGAACCTCACGCCGGCGTTCATCCTCACCAGCTTCATCGCCCGCCCGGAGGACGTGGTGGCCGTGGGCGCCGACACGGTCCGGGTGACCTTCAAGCAGGCCATGCCCGAGATCCTCATGGGGTCGGTGCTGGCCAACCCCGTCTCGGCGGTGGTGGACCCGGCCCTGGTGCAGCGGAATGCCACACCCGCCGACCCGTGGGCCAACCAGTGGCTGAGCTTCAACGACGCCGGCTCCGGGCCGTACAAGCTCCGGGCCTGGAGCAAGAACGTCAAGATCGAGTTCGAGGCGTTTGAGGGCTACTGGCGGGGCACCCCGCGGCTGCGGCGGGTGTTCTACCAGGAGATGCCCGAGCCGGCGGCGGCCATGCTGGCCCTCCAGCGCGGGGACATCGATGTCGCCAGCGACCTGCTGCCGGCCCAGTACAAGCAGCTGCAGGGCCAGCCGGGGATCGAGGTGAAGACCAGCCCGCAGTTCACGGTCAACTACCTGGCCATGAACGTGGGCTACGAGCCCTTCGGCAAGAAGGAGGTGCGCAACGCCATCAAGTGGGCCATCGACTACGATGCCCTGCGGCGCATCTTCGAGGACGCCCTGGACCCCTCCCAGACCATCGTGCCCCCGGGCATGTTCGCCCACCTGGCCGAGCGTCCCTACCGGCGGGACGTGGCCCGGGCCCGGGCCCTGCTGCGGGAGGCGGGCTACGAGCGAGGCTTCCGGGCCGAACTGATCGTCCCCGTGACCCCGCCCCTGCCGGACGTGGCAGCCAAGATCAAGGAGGACCTGGCGGCGGTGGGGATCGAGGTGGAGGTGCGCCAGCTGCGCAGCGCCGACCTGCTGGGCATCTACCGCGCCCAGCGCCACCAGCTGGTGATCCAGCGGTGGGGGGCCGACTACCCCGACCCCGACAACCTGGCGCGGGCGTTCGCGAGCTTCGACGCCCGCCAGCTGGCGTGGCGCAACCAGTGGGACCACCCCGTCAAGCGCACCGTGGAGCAGGCCGTGGGCGAGCTGAACCGCGCCCGCCGGGAGGCCCTCTACCACGAGATCCAGCGCATCGTCCTGGAGGAGGGTCCCTACGCCATCTACGGGTCGCCCCTGGAACAGAACGCCATGCGCAGCAACGTGAAGGGGCTGGGCGCCTCGCCCCTGTTCGCCTTCACCAACCTCATCGACGCCTGGAAGGAGTGA
- a CDS encoding ABC transporter permease — translation MWAYLTRRLLLSTLAVFGVLVITFFLSHVIPGDPIAAILGPQAPDHVIEDLRRRWGLDRPIPEQFVRYLSLLARGDLGRSIATNRPVLDDLREFFPATVELATAAILVGVTLGMAVGIVSAVARGRWVDHVVRFVSLIGLSMPVFWLGLIALLVFYFWAGVLPGPGQLDILISRPPRVTGLILVDSVLARDGVALRNALAHMVLPALVLGSHTLVGIARITRASMLEVLGQEYIKAARAKGLAERTVILRHALKNALLPIVTVIGIYYGSLLEGAVLTETVFAWPGLGRYATSAILSQDFAAVMGVTLLIALIFSLANLVVDLLYAALNPRIRYE, via the coding sequence ATGTGGGCCTACCTGACCCGCCGCCTGCTGCTGTCGACGCTGGCTGTCTTCGGCGTGCTGGTGATCACCTTCTTCCTGTCGCATGTGATTCCGGGCGACCCCATTGCGGCCATCCTGGGACCGCAGGCTCCCGACCACGTGATCGAGGACCTGCGCCGGCGGTGGGGGCTGGACCGGCCGATCCCCGAACAGTTCGTGCGGTACCTGAGCCTGCTGGCGCGGGGAGATCTGGGCCGGTCGATCGCCACCAACCGCCCCGTGCTGGACGACCTCCGGGAGTTCTTCCCGGCCACGGTGGAGCTGGCCACGGCGGCGATCCTGGTGGGGGTGACCCTGGGGATGGCCGTGGGCATCGTCTCGGCGGTGGCCCGGGGACGGTGGGTCGACCACGTGGTGCGGTTCGTGTCCCTGATCGGCCTGTCCATGCCGGTGTTCTGGCTGGGGCTGATCGCCCTCCTGGTGTTCTACTTCTGGGCGGGCGTCCTGCCCGGGCCGGGCCAGCTGGACATCCTGATCAGCCGCCCGCCCCGGGTCACGGGGCTCATCCTGGTGGACAGCGTGCTGGCCAGAGACGGGGTGGCCCTGCGCAACGCCCTGGCCCACATGGTCCTGCCGGCCCTGGTCCTGGGCTCCCACACCCTGGTGGGCATCGCCCGCATCACCCGGGCCAGCATGCTGGAGGTGCTGGGCCAGGAGTACATCAAGGCGGCCCGGGCCAAGGGGCTGGCCGAGCGCACCGTCATCCTCCGCCACGCGCTGAAGAACGCTCTGCTGCCCATTGTGACCGTCATCGGCATCTACTACGGCAGCCTGCTGGAAGGGGCGGTCCTCACCGAGACGGTGTTCGCCTGGCCGGGTCTGGGCCGGTACGCCACCAGCGCCATCCTCTCCCAGGACTTTGCCGCCGTCATGGGCGTCACGCTGCTGATCGCCCTGATCTTCTCCCTGGCCAACCTGGTGGTGGACCTGCTGTACGCGGCCCTCAATCCCCGGATCCGCTATGAGTAG
- a CDS encoding ABC transporter permease → MSSVAVPVRPRPAGLTARTLRNPLSLAGVVLIGLLVAGAALAPYLAPADPYQTDIARRLQPPSAAHPLGTDQLGRDILTRILYGTRISLRIAVLTAVIATGIGAPLGIVSGFFRGRTDDLLMRLTDMFMAFPRLILAMAIAAALKPTLENVVIAIALASWPAYARLARSVTLGIREEVYIEAARAIGASPLRILSRHVFPGVVGPLVIQVSLDMGGIILTAAGLSFIGFGAQPPSPEWGLMIAEGRSYITDAWWLSTFPGLAISLVVLGFNLLGDGIRDVLDPRLRRPR, encoded by the coding sequence ATGAGTAGCGTCGCGGTCCCCGTCCGACCCCGCCCGGCGGGCCTCACGGCCCGCACCCTGCGCAACCCGCTGTCGCTGGCGGGGGTGGTCCTGATCGGCCTGCTGGTCGCCGGCGCGGCGCTGGCGCCGTACCTGGCGCCCGCCGATCCCTACCAGACCGACATCGCCCGGCGGCTCCAGCCGCCCAGCGCAGCCCACCCTCTGGGCACCGACCAGCTGGGCCGCGACATCCTCACCCGCATCCTGTACGGCACCCGCATCTCCCTGCGCATCGCCGTGCTCACCGCGGTGATCGCCACCGGCATCGGCGCCCCCCTGGGGATCGTGTCGGGGTTCTTCCGCGGGCGCACCGACGACCTGCTGATGCGCCTGACCGACATGTTCATGGCGTTCCCCCGGCTCATCCTGGCCATGGCCATCGCCGCGGCGCTGAAGCCGACCCTGGAGAACGTGGTGATCGCCATCGCCCTGGCGTCCTGGCCGGCGTACGCGCGGCTGGCCCGCAGCGTGACCCTGGGCATCCGGGAGGAGGTGTACATCGAGGCCGCCCGGGCCATCGGCGCCAGCCCGCTGCGCATCCTGAGCCGACACGTCTTTCCGGGCGTGGTGGGCCCCCTGGTCATCCAGGTGAGCCTGGACATGGGCGGCATCATCCTGACCGCAGCAGGGTTGAGCTTCATCGGTTTCGGGGCCCAGCCGCCGTCCCCCGAGTGGGGCCTGATGATCGCCGAAGGGCGCAGCTACATCACCGACGCCTGGTGGCTGTCCACGTTTCCGGGGCTGGCCATCTCCCTGGTGGTGCTGGGGTTCAACCTCCTGGGGGACGGCATCCGGGACGTCCTGGACCCGCGCCTGCGGCGGCCACGGTAG
- a CDS encoding ABC transporter permease has translation MKREGSPWTGLWAVVLKELADHLGSARMQLLEGLIFLTAFGATYTAVRQLKATVAEDPFVYLKLFTTSQEPLPSFVAFLGFFLPLAAIALGFDSINGEHNRRTLSRVLAQPIYRDALLVGKFLAGMFTLGISLLALWLLVTGMGLLVLGVVPSGEEVGRGLLFLLTSWAYAGIWLALAMAFSVVFRQPATSALAAMAVWLFFAVFYDIVVQVIAQAVRPVYGFNPLEQLAQARVSLYLSRLSPNTLFAEIVLALLNPEVRALGPVFITQLEGAVLGTPLPVGQSLLLAWPQFTGMLAALLLLFAGTYVLFQRQEVRA, from the coding sequence GTGAAGCGTGAAGGCTCACCCTGGACCGGACTGTGGGCGGTGGTCCTCAAGGAGCTGGCCGACCACCTCGGCAGTGCGCGCATGCAGCTGCTGGAGGGGTTGATCTTCCTGACGGCCTTCGGGGCCACCTACACGGCCGTCCGGCAGCTCAAGGCCACCGTGGCCGAGGACCCGTTCGTCTACCTGAAGCTGTTCACCACTTCCCAGGAGCCCCTGCCGTCCTTTGTGGCGTTTTTGGGGTTCTTCCTGCCCCTGGCGGCCATCGCCCTGGGGTTTGACTCCATCAACGGCGAGCACAACCGGCGCACCCTGAGCCGGGTCCTGGCCCAGCCCATCTACCGCGACGCCCTGCTGGTGGGCAAGTTCCTGGCCGGGATGTTCACCCTGGGGATCAGCCTGCTGGCGCTGTGGCTGCTGGTCACCGGCATGGGCCTGCTGGTCCTGGGGGTGGTGCCCAGCGGCGAGGAGGTGGGCCGGGGCCTGCTGTTCCTGCTCACGTCCTGGGCCTACGCGGGCATCTGGCTGGCCCTGGCCATGGCGTTTTCGGTGGTGTTCCGCCAGCCGGCAACGTCGGCCCTGGCGGCGATGGCGGTGTGGTTGTTCTTCGCCGTGTTCTACGACATCGTGGTGCAGGTCATCGCCCAGGCCGTGCGGCCGGTGTACGGCTTCAACCCCCTGGAGCAACTGGCCCAGGCCCGGGTGAGCCTGTACCTGTCCCGGCTGTCGCCCAACACCCTGTTCGCCGAGATCGTGCTGGCGCTGCTGAATCCCGAGGTGCGGGCCCTGGGTCCGGTCTTCATCACCCAGCTGGAGGGGGCGGTCCTGGGGACCCCGCTGCCGGTGGGGCAGAGCCTGCTGCTGGCCTGGCCGCAGTTCACCGGCATGCTGGCGGCCCTGCTGCTCCTGTTTGCCGGGACCTACGTCCTGTTCCAGCGCCAGGAAGTGCGGGCGTAG
- a CDS encoding ABC transporter ATP-binding protein: MTAVIDTEGLTKHYGPVVAVEDLTLRVAAGEVFGMLGPNGSGKTTTILMLLGLTDPTSGTVRVLGYDPSRHPLEVKRRVGYLPDSVGFYDDLTARENLRYTARLNGLSRSEAESRIDEALARVGLTEVADRRVGAYSRGMRQRLGLADVLIKRPEIAILDEPTAGLDPEAAHEFLDLIRGLKAQGITILLASHLLHQVQAVCDRVGLFSRGRMVLEGTFESLADRILGGAYRIHVETARADGLEPALRAIPGVTRVVQERPGRFRLEAQLDCRAEVARQVVTRGADLLSLSLERPTLDEVYTRYFQEASREA, encoded by the coding sequence ATGACGGCGGTCATCGACACCGAGGGGCTGACCAAACACTACGGCCCCGTGGTGGCCGTGGAGGATCTCACCCTGCGCGTCGCCGCGGGGGAGGTCTTCGGCATGCTGGGCCCCAACGGCTCGGGCAAGACCACCACCATCCTGATGCTGCTGGGACTCACCGACCCCACCTCGGGCACGGTCCGGGTGCTGGGCTACGACCCCTCCCGCCACCCCCTGGAGGTGAAGCGCCGGGTGGGCTACCTGCCCGACTCGGTGGGGTTCTACGACGACCTGACCGCGCGGGAGAACCTGCGCTACACGGCGCGCCTCAATGGCCTGAGCCGGTCGGAGGCGGAGAGCCGCATTGACGAGGCGCTGGCCCGCGTGGGCCTGACCGAGGTGGCCGACCGCCGTGTGGGCGCCTACTCCCGGGGGATGCGCCAGCGCCTGGGGCTGGCCGACGTGCTGATCAAGCGGCCGGAGATCGCCATCCTGGACGAGCCCACGGCGGGGCTGGACCCCGAGGCGGCGCACGAGTTCCTGGACCTCATCCGCGGCCTGAAGGCCCAGGGCATCACCATCCTGCTGGCGTCCCACCTGCTGCACCAGGTCCAGGCCGTCTGCGACCGGGTGGGCCTGTTCTCCCGGGGCCGCATGGTGCTGGAGGGGACATTCGAGAGCCTGGCCGACCGCATCCTCGGGGGAGCCTACCGCATCCACGTGGAGACGGCGCGGGCCGACGGCCTGGAACCGGCCCTGCGAGCCATCCCCGGGGTGACCCGGGTGGTGCAGGAGAGGCCCGGCCGGTTCCGCCTGGAGGCGCAACTGGACTGCCGGGCGGAGGTGGCCCGGCAGGTCGTCACCCGGGGGGCGGACCTGCTGTCGCTGTCGCTGGAGCGGCCGACCCTGGACGAGGTCTACACCCGCTACTTCCAGGAGGCGTCCCGTGAAGCGTGA
- a CDS encoding NEW3 domain-containing protein: protein MNRTWLAQWLVIVLSVGMAALPAAAGFQGLRISTPYPSQAAQVGEAVTLSLTVKNFGLPPQSVALRVVSAPPGWKATFLGGGRPIQSVFVDPDQENTISLRLEPPRGVRPGTYRFTILASGQNASATLPITLTLGAVLPRRLSLSAELPVLRGSPTSSFRYRLTLRNESDQEVLVNLDADAPQGFRVTFSTFGQEVASLPIKAGESKDFDAEVSLPPRVAAGTYPITVRAVGGDATATLQLSLEVTGRPDLTVTTPDDRLSGRATAGRTTPLKLKIKNTGSAPARNVTFSASEPSGWEVKFVPERVDEIPANGEADVTAEITPSAKALTGDYMVTITASAGDVSRSADFRITVTTSTLWGAVGVVLVAVALGVVTFAVNRYGRR, encoded by the coding sequence ATGAATCGCACCTGGCTGGCGCAGTGGCTGGTGATCGTTCTCTCGGTGGGCATGGCGGCGCTGCCTGCGGCCGCCGGATTCCAGGGGTTGCGGATTTCCACGCCCTATCCCTCGCAGGCCGCCCAGGTGGGGGAGGCGGTGACCCTCTCCCTGACCGTCAAGAACTTCGGCCTGCCCCCCCAGTCGGTGGCGCTGCGGGTCGTCTCCGCCCCGCCGGGGTGGAAGGCCACGTTCCTGGGCGGCGGCCGGCCGATCCAGTCGGTGTTCGTGGACCCCGATCAGGAGAACACCATCTCCCTGCGCCTGGAGCCTCCCCGGGGCGTGCGGCCGGGGACCTACCGGTTCACGATCCTGGCCAGCGGGCAGAACGCCTCGGCCACCCTGCCCATCACCCTCACCCTGGGCGCGGTCCTGCCCCGCCGGCTCTCCCTGAGCGCCGAGCTGCCGGTGCTGCGCGGGTCGCCCACCAGCAGCTTCCGCTACCGGCTCACCCTGCGGAACGAGAGCGACCAGGAAGTGCTGGTGAATTTGGACGCCGACGCTCCCCAGGGATTCCGGGTGACCTTCAGTACCTTCGGCCAGGAGGTGGCCAGCCTGCCCATCAAGGCGGGGGAGTCCAAGGACTTTGACGCCGAGGTGTCGCTGCCGCCGCGGGTGGCCGCCGGTACGTACCCCATCACGGTGCGGGCGGTCGGCGGGGATGCCACCGCCACCCTGCAGCTCAGCCTGGAGGTGACCGGGCGGCCCGACCTCACCGTCACCACTCCCGACGACCGCCTGTCGGGCCGCGCCACCGCCGGTCGCACCACTCCCCTGAAGCTCAAGATCAAGAACACCGGCAGCGCCCCGGCGCGCAACGTGACCTTTTCGGCGTCGGAGCCGTCGGGGTGGGAGGTCAAGTTCGTCCCCGAGCGGGTGGACGAGATCCCGGCCAACGGGGAGGCGGACGTCACCGCCGAGATCACCCCGTCGGCCAAGGCCCTGACCGGGGACTACATGGTCACCATCACCGCCAGCGCCGGGGACGTCAGCCGCTCGGCGGACTTCCGCATCACCGTCACCACCTCCACGCTGTGGGGCGCGGTGGGCGTGGTCCTGGTGGCGGTGGCCCTGGGCGTGGTCACCTTTGCCGTGAACCGGTACGGCCGGCGATGA
- a CDS encoding MFS transporter, whose product MTSPTRLWTLRAAAIGLAYFSSQMAVALYNAYLPIFYGAFVASNAVIGLIMIIDNIASMTVQPYFGGLSDRVQTRWGRRTPFLLVGMPLTAVAFALIPRAPDLAALFAATVLLNVAASVFTSPSYALMPDTTPPPLRGRANGIINLMGGLGALVAFFYLSELYRRSRTLPFDVAGALLVASLAVILLAVPERRLALAAGDVRSPAGDASTGRLLPAARAVVRSPDRSLLLLLTGAWAAVAAVNGVQNMFTRYGVHYLGLDPSGATQLLGFFAAAFLLSAVPAGTAGDRIGRLRAIRVGVAGTLAVFVAISVVRHPVLYRALLVTGGVAWALWVVNAYPFLIDRVAASETGTYTGLWNAVLGFAGLASPPVYGLAVDALGFGAFFLPGILFMGAALACVLAIRDGDRTRASASR is encoded by the coding sequence ATGACGTCACCGACACGCCTGTGGACACTGCGGGCTGCCGCCATCGGGCTGGCCTACTTCAGTTCCCAGATGGCGGTGGCCCTGTACAACGCCTACCTGCCGATCTTCTACGGCGCCTTCGTGGCCAGCAACGCGGTGATCGGGCTGATCATGATCATCGACAACATCGCGTCCATGACCGTGCAGCCGTACTTCGGAGGGCTCAGCGACCGCGTGCAGACCCGGTGGGGCCGGCGCACGCCGTTCCTGCTGGTGGGCATGCCCCTGACGGCCGTGGCCTTCGCGCTCATCCCCCGGGCCCCGGACCTGGCGGCGTTGTTTGCGGCCACCGTCCTGCTCAACGTAGCCGCCTCGGTCTTCACCAGCCCCAGCTACGCCCTGATGCCCGACACCACCCCGCCGCCGCTGCGGGGCCGCGCCAACGGCATCATCAACCTCATGGGAGGGCTGGGCGCCCTGGTGGCTTTCTTCTACCTGTCGGAGCTGTACCGGCGCTCGCGCACGCTTCCCTTCGACGTCGCCGGGGCGCTGCTGGTGGCATCCCTGGCCGTGATCCTGCTGGCCGTCCCCGAGCGGCGCCTGGCCCTGGCGGCCGGAGACGTGCGCAGCCCGGCCGGAGACGCCTCCACTGGCCGGCTCCTGCCTGCGGCGCGGGCGGTGGTCCGCAGCCCGGACCGCAGCCTCCTGCTGCTCCTCACCGGCGCGTGGGCGGCGGTGGCGGCCGTCAACGGCGTGCAGAACATGTTCACCCGCTACGGCGTGCACTACCTGGGGCTGGACCCCTCGGGAGCCACCCAGCTGCTCGGGTTCTTTGCCGCCGCCTTCCTCCTCAGCGCGGTCCCGGCGGGGACCGCGGGAGACCGGATCGGCCGGCTGCGGGCCATCCGGGTGGGGGTGGCAGGCACCCTGGCGGTCTTTGTCGCCATCTCGGTGGTCCGCCACCCGGTGCTGTACCGCGCCCTGCTGGTCACCGGAGGCGTGGCGTGGGCCCTGTGGGTGGTTAACGCCTACCCGTTCCTGATCGACCGGGTGGCGGCATCGGAGACCGGCACCTACACCGGACTGTGGAACGCGGTTCTGGGGTTCGCGGGGCTGGCGTCGCCGCCGGTGTACGGGCTGGCGGTGGACGCCCTGGGGTTCGGCGCCTTCTTCCTCCCGGGCATCCTGTTCATGGGCGCGGCGCTGGCGTGCGTGCTGGCCATCCGCGACGGCGACCGGACGCGCGCGTCCGCTTCGCGCTAG
- the chrA gene encoding chromate efflux transporter, which translates to MGTSSPAPLAEVAALFARLGATAFGGPAAHIALMHREIVVRRRWMGEREFLDLVGATNLIPGPNSTELAMHAGYRRAGWPGLAVAGVCFVLPATVAVLGLAWAYVRFGSLPEAAGVLYGVKPVILAVVLQALGSLGRAAVRDAPTAAVGLAALALYLRGADEIALLAAGGLLVAGMRRTWRVLPAAVPVAWLAGGAGAAAPFSLDRLALVFLKIGAVLYGSGYVLLAFLRADLVVRLGWLTEQHLLDAVAAGQVTPGPLFTTATFVGYLLDGLPGALVATVAIFLPGVVFVALSHPLVPRVRQSAAAGAVLDGVNVASLALMAGVSWQLARAAVVDLPTAALAGAAAVLLVRTRLNSAWLVAAGGLAGWAIRTLTR; encoded by the coding sequence ATGGGAACCTCCTCCCCCGCGCCCCTGGCGGAGGTCGCCGCCCTGTTCGCCCGGCTGGGCGCGACCGCCTTCGGTGGCCCCGCCGCCCATATCGCCCTGATGCACCGGGAAATCGTGGTGCGCCGACGGTGGATGGGTGAGCGGGAGTTCCTGGATCTCGTGGGGGCCACCAACCTCATCCCCGGGCCCAACTCCACCGAACTGGCCATGCACGCCGGCTACCGGCGGGCCGGCTGGCCGGGGCTGGCGGTGGCCGGCGTGTGCTTCGTCCTGCCGGCAACGGTGGCCGTCCTGGGCCTGGCGTGGGCGTACGTCCGATTCGGGTCGCTCCCGGAGGCGGCGGGAGTCCTCTACGGGGTGAAGCCGGTCATCCTCGCGGTGGTTCTCCAGGCCCTGGGGAGCCTGGGGCGGGCGGCGGTTCGCGATGCCCCGACCGCCGCGGTGGGGCTGGCCGCGCTGGCCCTGTACCTGCGCGGGGCGGACGAGATCGCCCTGCTGGCCGCCGGCGGGCTCCTGGTGGCGGGGATGCGAAGGACCTGGCGCGTCCTGCCCGCCGCTGTGCCGGTGGCCTGGCTGGCCGGCGGAGCGGGGGCGGCCGCCCCCTTCAGCCTGGATCGTCTGGCGCTGGTCTTCCTGAAGATCGGGGCCGTGCTCTACGGCAGCGGGTACGTGCTGCTGGCGTTCCTGCGCGCGGACCTGGTGGTGCGCCTCGGATGGCTCACCGAGCAGCACCTGCTGGACGCGGTCGCGGCCGGGCAGGTGACCCCGGGCCCGCTGTTCACCACGGCCACCTTTGTGGGCTACCTGCTGGACGGGCTGCCGGGGGCGCTGGTCGCCACCGTGGCCATCTTCCTGCCGGGGGTCGTCTTCGTGGCCCTCAGCCATCCGCTGGTCCCGCGCGTGCGCCAGTCGGCGGCCGCCGGGGCGGTCCTGGACGGGGTCAACGTCGCGTCCCTGGCCCTGATGGCGGGCGTCTCCTGGCAGCTGGCCCGGGCGGCGGTGGTGGATCTGCCGACGGCCGCGCTGGCCGGGGCCGCCGCCGTCCTGCTGGTCCGCACCCGGCTGAACTCCGCCTGGCTGGTCGCCGCAGGAGGGCTGGCGGGGTGGGCAATCCGGACGCTGACACGCTGA
- a CDS encoding MarC family protein — protein MDVTFGLSALATLLAMVDPVGTVPIFLSLTPAATSAQRRRIARRAVTVALAVMILFAVAGQPLLRILRVSIPAFQISGGLLLFLIAVDMLFARRSGARETPEEEADALARHHDVSIFPLAIPTLSGPGTIAATVLLMGQASGEPVRVAMVAAAMIVTMSVTWLVLRAAETVSRVLGVTGIHVLSRLMGILLSALAVQMILDGIRAARLLG, from the coding sequence GTGGACGTGACCTTCGGCCTGTCGGCTCTGGCCACCCTGCTGGCCATGGTGGACCCGGTCGGCACCGTGCCGATCTTCTTGAGCCTGACCCCCGCGGCCACTTCCGCGCAGCGCCGCCGCATCGCCCGCCGCGCCGTGACCGTGGCCCTGGCGGTCATGATCCTGTTCGCGGTGGCCGGCCAGCCCCTGCTGCGGATTTTGCGGGTGTCCATCCCCGCCTTCCAGATCTCGGGCGGGCTGCTGCTGTTCCTGATCGCGGTGGACATGCTGTTCGCCCGACGCTCGGGCGCCCGGGAAACCCCGGAGGAGGAGGCCGACGCCCTCGCCCGCCACCACGACGTCAGCATCTTCCCCCTGGCCATTCCCACCCTCAGCGGTCCTGGCACCATCGCCGCCACCGTCCTGCTGATGGGGCAGGCGTCGGGCGAACCGGTGCGGGTGGCCATGGTGGCGGCGGCCATGATCGTCACCATGTCGGTCACCTGGCTGGTGCTGCGGGCGGCGGAGACGGTCAGCCGGGTGCTGGGGGTGACCGGCATCCACGTGCTGTCGCGGCTGATGGGCATCCTGCTCTCGGCGCTGGCCGTGCAGATGATCCTGGACGGCATCCGGGCGGCCCGGCTGCTGGGATGA